In Arachis stenosperma cultivar V10309 chromosome 1, arast.V10309.gnm1.PFL2, whole genome shotgun sequence, one DNA window encodes the following:
- the LOC130963681 gene encoding pectin acetylesterase 8-like — translation MEISRIWQWLNLLVCVLLLIKSDGSGFVPITYLEDAESKGAVCLDGSPPAYHFDKGSGEGVNSWIVHLEGGGWCSDVSSCLERKDTRLGSSKQMDTQAGFYGILNNQQDYNPDFYNWNRIKIRYCDGSSFTGDVEEVDPTNNLHFRGARIFEAVIKHLLAKGMENAEKAILSGCSAGGLAAILNCDRFKSFLPNGARVKCVPDAGYFIHVPDVSGTKRIENFYKGVVETHGSAKYLSKSCTSKYGAGLCFFPQYVVQDIATPIFVVNAAYDSWQIRNILIPGMADPHGSWQNCRDDISNCTPDQLDAVQGFREDFIKALSGVQNSPSKGMFIDSCYIHCQTEMQESWFKTDAPQLANTTIAKAVGDWFYDRKPFQHIDCAFPCNPTCGKPVLNVKVHPEF, via the exons ATGGAGATATCAAGAATTTGGCAATGGTTAAATCTTCTAGTATGTGTACTGTTATTAATAAAGTCAGATGGATCTGGTTTTGTTCCAATCACTTATTTGGAGGATGCAGAGTCAAAAGGAGCCG TTTGTTTGGATGGTAGTCCTCCGGCATACCACTTCGATAAGGGATCCGGTGAAGGTGTTAACAGCTGGATTGTTCATCTTGAG GGAGGAGGATGGTGCAGTGATGTGTCTTCTTGCCTTGAACGCAAGGACACTCGCTTAGGTTCATCCAAACAAATGGATACTCAGGCTGGCTTTTATGGAATACTTAACAATCAACAGGATTATAATCCAG ATTTCTACAACTGGAACAGAATCAAGATTAGGTACTGTGATGGATCATCATTTACTGGTGATGTGGAAGAAGTTGATCCA ACAAACAATCTGCACTTCAGAGGAGCAAGAATTTTTGAAGCAGTCATTAAGCATTTACTTGCAAAAGGAATGGAGAATGCTGAAAAG GCTATTCTATCTGGATGCTCTGCTGGAGGATTGGCTGCTATATTGAACTGCGATCGCTTCAAATCCTTCCTACCAAATGGCGCTAGAGTGAAATGCGTGCCGGATGCTGGCTATTTTATCCATGT ACCAGATGTCTCCGGAACAAAGCGCATTGAAAATTTCTACAAAGGAGTTGTTGAAACACAT GGATCAGCAAAGTATTTGTCTAAATCCTGCACTTCAAAATATGGTGCTGGCCTG TGCTTTTTCCCACAATATGTAGTACAAGATATCGCCACGCCCATTTTCGTTGTAAATGCGGCCTATGACTCATGGCAG ATTAGAAACATTTTGATACCGGGCATGGCGGATCCACATGGCAGCTGGCAAAACTGCAGGGATGACATAAGCAATTGTACACCTGATCAACTAGATGCTGTGCAAG GTTTTAGAGAGGATTTCATAAAGGCATTGAGTGGGGTGCAGAACTCTCCATCAAAAGGAATGTTCATAGATTCTTGCTACATCCACTGCCAAACGGAAATGCAAGAGTCTTGGTTCAAAACCGATGCACCTCAGCTTGCAAACACT ACTATTGCTAAGGCTGTTGGTGACTGGTTTTATGATCGAAAGCCTTTCCAACACATTGATTGTGCCTTCCCATGCAACCCAACTTGTGGTAAACCCGTCTTAAATGTCAAAGTCCACCCTGAATTCTAG
- the LOC130941324 gene encoding pectin acetylesterase 11-like, translated as MEYLTTNKFIIQVGISRVTLHMFHIHIVLCYVMHLFPDFYNWNRIKIRYCDGSSFTGDVEEVDPTNNLHFRGARIFEAVIKHLLAKGMENAKNAILSGCSAGGLAAILNCDRFKSFLPNGARVKCVPDAGYFINVPDVSGTKHIENFYKGVVETHGSAKYLSKSCTSKYGAGLCFFPQYVVQDIAAPIFVVNAAYDSWQIRNILVPGMADPHGSWKNCKENLSNCTRDELDAVQGEKE; from the exons ATGGAATACTTAACAACCAACAAGTTTATAATCCAGGTTGGTATATCCAGAGTTACACTACACATGTTTCATATTCATATTGTGTTATGTTATGTTATGCATTTGTTTCCAGATTTCTACAACTGGAACAGAATCAAGATTAGGTACTGTGATGGATCATCATTTACTGGTGATGTGGAAGAAGTTGATCCA ACAAACAATCTGCACTTCAGAGGAGCAAGAATTTTTGAAGCAGTCATTAAGCATTTACTTGCAAAAGGAATGGAGAATGCTAAAAAT GCTATTCTCTCTGGATGCTCTGCTGGAGGATTGGCTGCTATATTGAACTGTGATCGCTTCAAATCCTTCCTACCAAATGGCGCCAGAGTGAAATGCGTGCCGGATGCCGGCTATTTTATCAATGT ACCAGATGTCTCCGgaacaaagcacattgaaaATTTCTACAAAGGAGTTGTTGAAACTCAT GGATCAGCAAAGTATTTGTCTAAATCCTGCACTTCAAAATATGGAGCTGGCCTG TGCTTTTTCCCACAATATGTGGTACAAGATATCGCTGCACCGATTTTTGTTGTAAATGCGGCCTATGATTCATGGCAG ATTAGAAACATTTTGGTACCGGGGATGGCGGATCCACACGGAAGCTGGAAAAACTGCAAAGAGAACTTAAGCAATTGCACACGTGATGAACTAGATGCTGTGCAAGGTGAAAAAGAATAG
- the LOC130962684 gene encoding rop guanine nucleotide exchange factor 14-like, producing the protein MLVMRKRLACCTRTSKISTDFDHDHQARIMTYDGLESCILDNQSSEDESRTSRGDGCITDSFNDDDFSCSSSKDTFRSFSSQCLKMKRDDEQGSEEWELSQSPQHFYVKEKPAYAMQCSDVEAMREKFSKLLLGDDITGGTKGLNTALALSNAISSLSVTVFGELWKLEPLPEERKSKWQREMDWLLSPTNYMVELVPAKQNAANGGIFEIMTPKARSDVHMNLPALQKLDSMLIETLESMVNTEFWYEEGGSRAERRSTSVRQSKRWWLPSPQVPSTGLSDTERKRLIHRGRVVHQIFKAAKSINDNILLEMPVPTIIKDALLKSGKASLGEELYMVLTAESSSGEEMLKYLNLKTEHKALETVNKLEAAMFSWKERMRITQEDSGKSPLRTSWPFMKDSMPSTEKVGMWLDRAQTLLKLLKSRYPNLPQTFLDAAKVQYGKDIGHSILEAYSRVLASFALSILSRIGDILQEDALSNPNSPMASINSYSPGTSLSESWVASSHVKHSLIDKMNKADGQYCESSCDSNSDLELSSAEAKANSVTSTPSRNRVWCIGREACKSVSP; encoded by the exons ATGTTAGTGATGAGGAAAAGACTAGCTTGCTGCACCAGGACATCCAAAATTAGCACTGACTTTGATCATGACCACCAAGCCA GGATTATGACATATGATGGCCTTGAGAGTTGCATTCTTGACAACCAATCTTCTGAAGATGAAAGCAGAACTAGCAGAGGAGATGGATGTATAACCGATTCATTCAATGACGATGACTTCAGTTGTTCATCCAGTAAAGATACTTTCAGATCATTCTCTTCACAATGTTTGAAAATGAAAAGGGATGACGAACAAGGATCGGAAGAATGGGAACTCTCTCAGAGTCCTCAACATTTTTATGTCAAAGAGAAGCCTGCTTATGCTATGCAGTGTTCGGATGTGGAAGCCATGAGAGAAAAGTTCTCAAAGTTGCTGCTAGGTGATGATATTACAGGAGGAACTAAGGGCCTCAATACAGCTTTAGCTTTGTCTAATGCCATCTCTAGCCTATCAG TGACGGTGTTTGGCGAGTTGTGGAAATTGGAACCATTACCTGAAGAACGGAAGAGCAAATGGCAAAGAGAAATGGACTGGTTGCTGTCTCCTACAAACTATATGGTTGAGTTGGTTCCTGCAAAGCAAAATGCTGCCAATGGTGGAATCTTTGAG ATAATGACCCCGAAAGCTCGTTCTGATGTCCACATGAATCTTCCAGCACTTCAGAAATTGGACTCTATGCTTATT GAGACACTAGAATCCATGGTGAATACTGAGTTTTGGTATGAAGAGGGAGGAAGCCGGGCAGAAAGGAGGAGCACGAGTGTAAGACAAAGCAAAAGATGGTGGTTGCCCTCACCCCAAGTACCAAGTACTGGGCTTTCAGACACTGAACGAAAGAGGTTGATTCATCGGGGAAGGGTGGTACACCAAATATTCAAGGCTGCCAAATCGATAAATGATAATATTTTGCTTGAAATGCCTGTTCCAACAATTATTAAAGATGCACTTCTAAAG TCTGGAAAGGCAAGCCTGGGAGAGGAATTGTACATGGTTTTGACAGCTGAATCAAGCAGTGGAGAAGAAATGCTCAAGtatcttaatttaaaaactGAACATAAAGCCTTAGAGACTGTTAATAAATTAGAAGCCGCGATGTTTTCATGGAAAGAAAGAATGAGAATTACACAAGAAGATAGTGGCAAGTCCCCACTACGAACCTCATGGCCTTTCATGAAGGACTCCATGCCAAGTACCGAAAAGGTGGGGATGTGGTTGGACCGTGCACAAACTCTTTTAAAGCTGCTTAAAAGTAGATACCCAAACCTTCCTCAAACATTTCTTGATGCTGCCAAAGTTCAGTATGGCAAG GATATTGGGCATTCCATTCTGGAAGCATATTCCAGAGTTCTTGCGAGTTTTGCCTTAAGCATACTATCTAGAATAGGGGATATACTGCAGGAGGATGCTTTAAGCAATCCGAATTCCCCCATGGCATCAATTAATTCTTACTCTCCTGGGACAAGTCTTTCAGAATCTTGGGTGGCTAGCTCACATGTCAAGCACTCGTTGATTGATAAGATGAACAAGGCAGATGGACAGTACTGTGAATCTAGTTGCGATAGTAATTCTGATTTAGAGCTATCATCTGCAGAGGCCAAAGCCAACTCTGTAACTAGCACACCAAGCCGTAATCGAGTTTGGTGCATTGGTAGAGAGGCTTGTAAAAGTGTGTCTCCCTGA